TCATTTGCAGTGATTTGCGGTGCACATCTAGGTTCAATGTCCTTATCGCCATTATTGTGTAGTAATAAAGAATACATATCAAATACTTGTAAATAACCTAAATCTAAATTGGGATCAGATCTAGACTTAAAGCTAAATTGGGAAAGGAGAACGGCCTAatcttgaagagattttggaGCCATGTCATGAATATCCTCCTTGGTGGTTATCGATTGAATGAATGGCTTCACGTTCACCCAATATCAActgcaaaaatatatttacaCACGCATACTCCTAGAATAGattggaagagaaaagaaaaagatcaaagcaaagaaaaagaaaatcaaagaagagcTTACATGAACTGAAGTTCAGATCATACAGGAGAGCTTCAAAAGAGGGAAGGGTTTTTTGGGAGATGAGAGGCTTTGCAGACTGAGAGAGAATAATGAATCGGTTATTTTCAGTGATGCGTATCTCAATTGATTTCGAGTTTGATTTTCGAAAGTCCTTGCATATAACTAAATTGTTCGCGAGCTTTTAACAAGATGGAGCCTATAGAGATGCGACtatttgaatttgtcaatatgCAAGTTCAATATCCTAACACAACATATGTTTTTCCTTATTGGTGGTAGAGAAGGTTGAATTTGAGAGTCCCTGTAGAGTAGTCAATGGTGTAGGTGGAGATGGCGTTTTTTGATAAGACTCGCGTTTATGAAGAATTTAAGTGTGGTTTGAACTTAAAAGACGTTTGTGATGGTCAAGGACCCTCGAAGGGCTATCAGAGAATTAGAAGAGAGTTTTTTAGGTTCCAAAGAAGAGTTCAATTTCCAACTGAGCTATTTTACTTTGCTCACAATGCCAAGTTAAAAGGCAGAGGTTGTTGAAAATACATCTTGAGTTTGCATTTGTAATAATAGAGGAAATAACGGTTTCTTAAGTTGCTTCGAAAAGGATTTGCACATCGATTTAATTCCTTTTCTTGGAATCTAGTTGATCAATTATACTACTTTACCGTCAAGGCTCGATGTTCAAATTTTCTCAGCTTGAGTTCTTAGTGAGGGATTGTGTGGAAGAAATGGAGAGACGTCAACACTATAATCAAGAATTGAGAGAAACTTTAAGTGTTTGTGAGAATTCGACCGTGCAATGTAACATCGGTCACATCGTTTATAAGTAAATGAATTTCTTGTTGCTTTTCCTGGCCTCACCATTCGAATCATGCAAATATGACGATAgatttattttctgattttcgCTTTATTGTGGTTTGATTTTGTCGTAATATTTCAACATGATTATAATTTAGAGCTTCGAGCTTCTTCTCATAATATTTTGTCACATCCAAATCGTGTTCTTGCGTGGCGTTGGGGCGTTGGGGCGTTGGGAATCAATTGCCTATTTTACCAACTAAATGTACGGATACAGATTTGTATGGATCGAGAGGTCCGGCCTTGCTCAGCCACCCAAGGACGCCCACGCGCTTCTCTCTCTGTAAAGGCGTGACCACAGATGCCATAATGtccagaaagaaaaagagagaaaaagacgaCAAAACACCATTCATCGAAATCACGTTTCGCCTTTCGATTGATCATGCGCGTTGCTCACGACTTTAATAAAATCGAATTAGGCATGTGGAAATCGATGTTGTTGACCAATTAAACAAAATTAGGACTAATACCGTCAAAAGCTCATATCGCTACCCCTGTGCCGCATTTGTTtccatttaaaaatttgaatatatacttcaaatcaattttcgtGTCATAAAATGATACGGAGTGATCATATTTTTGCAGATCTTTCGATCTAAGACTTTggtgatttaagattttttctgATAAGTTAATGTGACACGGACATTCCAGTTTGAGATTTCTCGTAACAtcaaaattagtttagaatGAATGGGACATGGAtatattgatttgaaattgtttGAGACGCAAAAATTGGTTTTGAATAAATGTGACAAGTGGGTATTAGATTGAGGATTTTGGTTGTATTAGCTCTTAAAATTAAGCCAGCTAATTAGTCTTGTGGTGGCTAAACACGCCGATCAATCACATGATTTTGAAGGGCACacatttatatattatttaatattctcTTGTTTTTCATGTGGGGGCACAATGCATGTGGACGTGAAGTCCCCACCTTCACCTCCCGAAAAGAGAGATTCCTTCGTATTTAATTCCAAGCCGCAATGGTAGGTAAATCATGCACGGGCACAGTGCATAGTTTACTGCTAGCCTTACCCTTtactttacttcttttttttcttttttaatttccaattgTATCTTGACTCCAAAATGAGCTGGCCTTACCCAAATTTGTTCATGGGATAGCACAACTAGTGCATGAGCAACTTTCTCTTGGTGTAGTTCCAAATGGGTGCCAATGACAGATGTTGTTTTACTTAGGGACCATGTGATTTTCGGGTACCACATTCGAATCGGCAAGGTTGAGAAGGACACTTGCAAAATTCATTGCACTTTCATTGCACTTAATTCCTTCTAAGAGCACAAGGCATAatagacaaaatttaaaataaaatcagaatTTTGTCAATAAGCGTTCTTTGATGCCATTGCGTGCTTTGAAATGTCCAATATGATCTCCAAAAGCAatcttccttgtttttttttttcaattcgaACAAGagggaatatatatatttttctagtaATCTCAGCACACTTTGTCATTATGTTGTTTGTATTAGCAACTTGAACTTCTGTTTCAAGAAAAGATATCGAAATATCCATACAATATCGTATATAACATGCTAATCAGACATAAAGGCTAAAGCCGAGTCAGATGATCTCCAAGGTTGGAATTTGAtgtgatttgattatttttatattttaaattttttaggataCAAGGTCAcatgtttggatttttttaaaaagtaatcgttcgattaatttttattttatgcttaTTATTTTCCTCGCTAACCTAAACCCTTCCGCTGCATTTTTAATGTTAATGTTTATACAACATCAAAATAGTGCGTCGATGTTCGATCGATGTAAGTGAAGATGATAATAAATCTATGAAGGATTTGTATATGCATCTTTTGCCCTAAACGGTCATGTTAGGTTGGAATCGACTATGAATTTCTAAGATGCTTAGGACATTACATGCCTATCACGTCACAAAATGGATGAAGGCCAAAGTAGGGGGAGAAGTCTTTAATAATTCAGGGAACATTCCAGAGTCGATCCAGCACATCACAAGCAACTTCAAAGTCTTCATGGATAGAACCCCCTAGAAAATTCCCCCAAAAGCCAACCCAAAGATCCGTCCATCCCAACATATCTGGCGGAAAGAAATCCAACCCAAGACcccaaaatgattattttgtatAGAGCGTAATCTTTCAAGAATAGATTTTGTCTAATTATATCGATATGTAGATTAGTTTCGATGATACGCATCTTGATTGAAGTTGAGTTCGATTTTCAAAAATCTATACATATAATTGAATTGCTTTTCTTTGCCGGTACTGGTGCTCAAATTGGCTTCTCTAGGCCAATTTACCATCaaatatgacaattttaaaCTTGAATGGAACGAATCATCACGTGATTAGACATCTTAGATCTCTAATGTCGGTGGCCATGAGAATTTGACAACCGAGAGCTCAAATTGAGGCCTTTTCCTCTCTGATCTGGACACGTCCATGGCTATTTCCATAATTTAAATCCGTGGGGAATCCGTAAATAACATTCACGTGTGATTCGTATGATTTCCATCGTCGCCGATGTTCTGGTCCCTATCGAATCCGATCCCACGGCAAAGGACAGCCACCACCACCGCGGTGGTTTCCGAGCGCCACCTAAAAAGTTCATAAAAGAAGTCACGCCGAGGACCAGAGGATACGAACGGGACACGTGGCGCCAACCCAGTACGACCCTCTGAGACCGGGGAGACTATAAAGAATCTTGAAAAGAGACCCGAGAAGTGGGAAAAAGAATGAATTGAATCTGCCGTCGAGGTACAGGGAGAAAACGAGAATTTCGTGGTGGAAAAGGACCTTCCCccatttccagaatttcgaaaaaCTGTAAAGAAACGAAAAGCGGAACCGGAATTTCTGGTGTCTCAGAGAGCTGTTTCGGTTCTTGTTTTCAATTCGCCATTGCAGAGAGTTCCGGAAAAGCGTCGAGCCTTGTGGTCTCCTTTCGCAGGAGAGCCTTCTTTTCTTGAAGAGAGGCTCTTGCTTCTCgacttctcttttgcttttttccttttgccttttgctttttcctcttctgGGTCGTCGGGTCTTGCTCGTTAGTGGGGCCCCGAGTTTCTTGGGCGGGGGGAAGGAGATGGCGAGGCCGTGGATGCTGGCGCTGCAGCTGTCGGAGCTGTGCGTGAGCTCGGTGGTGCATTTGCTCTACGGGTTTTACATATTCAGCTCGGCCGTGGCCGGGGATCTCTCGCAGGCGTTGTACGATTGCCTCTTCTTCAGCTTGAAGCATAACGTGAACACCCAAGAAATTCCTAAAGACACCTCGCCCTCATCGTCTTCGTCATCGGCATCGACCAATGTCGTTGATCTTCCTCCAATCGTCCTGGTCCACGGAATTTTCGGATTTGGGAAAGGGGTATGCGTAGCTTTCGCTTTTATGGCTTCCTTTGCTTCTTTGGTTTCCGGTGAATTTGAAGTTATGACAggttttcttgctttttggcttgtggttttgaagaaattgggaGGCTTGTCCTATTTCGCTGGGGCGGAGAAGAAAGACGAGAGAGTTCTGGTGCCTGATTTGGGGTCTCTCACCAGCATTTACGATAGGTGTGTGTGGCGATCAGTAGATTTTTCGAGCTCGTACACATTGGAGCTATTGCTTCTTTGCTAAATGGAGAAACTAAATCAGGAATTGCGCTTTTCAGGGCCCGCGAACTCTTCTATTATTTAAAAGGCGGGCAGGTCGATTATGGTGAAGAACACAGTAAAGTCTGCGGGCACTCGCAGTTCGGACGGATTTATGAACAAGGTTCGCTTTTGTTTTgaactcttttctctttggcgaTCATGTTGAAGTGCTTGCATAGTTAGGTTGTCTAGTTATGTTTTTGAGGAATGTGCATGAATCGGATGATGCAGGGCATTACCCTGAATGGGATGAAGATCATCCTATTCATTTTGTCGGGCATTCAGCAGGAGCACAGGTTGTTCGTGTTTTGCAACAGATGCTAGCTGATAAGGTTGgtccaaaattttgattttaccGTGTGATCTTCATAATGAAAAGTATGATTTAATAGCTTGTAGTGGTGTAATGCACTGAATTTGACGTGATTATTTCAGGCATTTAAGGGATATGAGAACACATCTGAGAACTGGGTCTTGAGCATTACTTCGTTGTCTGGAGCTTTCAATGGGACCACTAGGACCTACTTGGATGGAATGCAGTAAGTTTGAGCTGAAGCAGTTTTGTTATCATGTTGCTTTCTAATGTAAACTTTTCCAGTTGTGATCCAAAagttagtttggaattttttatccTGATGATGATGTTCATGTGAAGTGAGCAGTAAATGGTGATGTCTATGTGAAGTGAGGAGTGACTGATGTTTATGTGAAGTGATGAGTGAATGGTGATATCTATGTGAAGCTAGACATGACTGTGATGATTATGTGAAGTGAGGAGTGAATGGTAATGTCTATGTGAAGTGAGGAGTGGCTGTGATGTTTATGTGAAGTGAGGAGTGCCTAACtttttatgacttaatttgCTCAGTGATGTCACTTATGCAGAATGTCATTAAGTTAGCGTACAAAATCAGATAATCAAACAGTAGTCTATATTTGTATAATAGGTCCTTTAACTTCTGCTTAGTGCCTCTGGATCTAGGTTGACCAAGTTCTGAAACTTTTCGTATGAAATTGTCATTGTGCTGTTCTACTGCAGACCTGAGGACGGGCACTCCATGAAACCAATTTGTCTGCTTCAGCTTTGCCGTCTTGGAGTGATAATATATGATTGGTTTGACATTCCCTGGCTTAAACATTATTACAATTTCGGATTCGATCACTTCAACATGTCGTGGAAGAAAACGGGCGTATGGGGTCTGGTTGACTGCCTAATGGGGAATGCAGGCCCATTCGCTTCAGGGGATTGGATTCTCCCTGACCTTACAATCCAAGGGTCAATACAACTCAACAGTCATCTGCGTACTTTTCCTGACACATACTACTTCAGCTACGCTACGAAACGTACTCGGAAGATCATGGGAGTTACTGTTCCATCAAGCATACTTGGGATCCACCCTTTGCTTTTTATAAGGGTGTTGCAGATGAGCCAATGGCGTCATCCTTCAGATGTTTCCCCGCCTTACAAAGGTTACAGGTACTTTTCGTGTCGAGGTCAGAGTTGCATGCTCATTTTCAGCATCGTAACTCTCATATTTAACACAAACAATGTTGCACTTgtctaattttatttattacaatGAAGAGAGTTTTTGTATGGTCGGAAAAAGAAATCATGAGTTTCCTAGATTTCTCATCCTATCCTAAATTATTGTCCTGTTTGGCTGCTCCTGCATATGATCCTTGAGATCTCTGTACTGATTTGAAACAACCGTTTAGGCAATAATAATAACTTATAATCAACACACATCAAATTGACTAGGCAATAGCAACCATGTGTTCCGATTCATACCCACCTTCAGGCCAAAGCACCTGTTAGTCACCTGCCTATTTTGGTTTAGtacttgacccaaaaaaaaagaacaaaaaacaaaaaacaaaacaaaaactgcTTTCGCACAATGAAGAGAATTTTCATGCTGTTGGAAGGAGGAATCTTGAATTTCAGAGTTTTCGTGTTCCAtctggtattttttttttattctgctgCTTCTGCATATAATAACGGAGAACTTTGTTCTGATTTGAAGCAACCATTAGGCCACTGTAATATACACGTAAGATTCATCTTAATCTGCATTGGCCAAGGTGGATGACTCATGTTCTTCCTAAATGTATATGCACAGGGACGAGGATTGGCGGGACAATGATGGAGCATTGAACACCATATCTATGACACACCCGCGTTACCCAGTTGAACACCCAAGTCGTTTTGTTCAGAGTGATTCCGAATGCCAACCTCTGCAGTCTGGAATCTGGTTAGTAGTTCTTCACACCATCATTTCCTCATCATCCTAAAGGAAGACGTTAATCTGTAATGTGTTGCCAACCTTGATTTTTCATCAATAAAGGATGTAACTTTTGTTGGGTTGTATATGCTCCAA
This region of Eucalyptus grandis isolate ANBG69807.140 chromosome 8, ASM1654582v1, whole genome shotgun sequence genomic DNA includes:
- the LOC104414155 gene encoding lipase, yielding MARPWMLALQLSELCVSSVVHLLYGFYIFSSAVAGDLSQALYDCLFFSLKHNVNTQEIPKDTSPSSSSSSASTNVVDLPPIVLVHGIFGFGKGKLGGLSYFAGAEKKDERVLVPDLGSLTSIYDRARELFYYLKGGQVDYGEEHSKVCGHSQFGRIYEQGHYPEWDEDHPIHFVGHSAGAQVVRVLQQMLADKAFKGYENTSENWVLSITSLSGAFNGTTRTYLDGMQPEDGHSMKPICLLQLCRLGVIIYDWFDIPWLKHYYNFGFDHFNMSWKKTGVWGLVDCLMGNAGPFASGDWILPDLTIQGSIQLNSHLRTFPDTYYFSYATKRTRKIMGVTVPSSILGIHPLLFIRVLQMSQWRHPSDVSPPYKGYRDEDWRDNDGALNTISMTHPRYPVEHPSRFVQSDSECQPLQSGIWYYKIVEADHIFFIINRERAGVQFDLMYDSIFERCRKHVFRKNPPTLPNLAHQ